One segment of Ignavibacteria bacterium DNA contains the following:
- a CDS encoding peptidylprolyl isomerase, which produces MIIKIFKIILLPLFFLAAFNIYAQKEGDRIIAVVGNDIILESDLQYQMQMYARQNNLTSMSPVIAQQIFQQMITDKIILAKAEQDSIEVKDEEVNRELEYRLKSLIQQVGSEERIQEIYGMPLVKIRLTLKEDLIKKMMSDKLKRKKFTSQTKVTDKEVRDFYNNYKDSLPPAPEEFELYHIFKSRKLTEQEKQFSKETALKILDSIKAGIDFSELAIRNSDDKGSAVNGGDLGFAKKGIFVKEFEEALYSLDLNEVSDVVETEFGYHIIKLTEKKGDQLRAQHILVSFKKLESSDFETIALLNNIKDSINAGRFTFEEGAKRYSEDKETSQTGGYIGFVPAEKLDSNYVEEIRLLNTNDISKPLKVGDDINYGYELLKVTGKNEPHKLTLETDFDRIKKYATVFKDNKHYEDWIEELKKSIYVDIKF; this is translated from the coding sequence TTGATAATAAAAATATTTAAAATAATATTACTGCCACTTTTCTTTCTGGCAGCATTTAACATTTATGCACAGAAAGAAGGTGACAGGATTATAGCTGTTGTAGGAAACGATATAATACTTGAATCCGACCTTCAGTATCAGATGCAAATGTATGCAAGACAGAACAATCTTACCTCAATGAGTCCGGTAATTGCACAACAGATATTCCAGCAGATGATAACCGACAAGATAATACTTGCGAAAGCAGAGCAGGATAGCATTGAGGTTAAGGATGAAGAAGTAAACAGAGAACTTGAATACAGATTGAAATCACTTATACAGCAAGTTGGCTCAGAAGAGAGGATACAGGAAATATACGGAATGCCGCTGGTGAAGATAAGACTTACGCTCAAAGAAGATCTCATCAAAAAAATGATGAGCGACAAATTAAAGAGGAAGAAATTCACGAGCCAGACAAAGGTAACGGATAAAGAGGTGAGAGACTTCTACAACAATTATAAAGACTCTTTACCACCTGCACCGGAAGAATTTGAGCTGTATCATATATTTAAATCCAGAAAGCTTACCGAGCAAGAAAAACAATTTTCAAAAGAAACAGCATTAAAAATACTTGACAGCATTAAAGCGGGTATTGACTTTTCAGAACTTGCAATAAGAAATTCTGATGATAAGGGTTCGGCTGTAAACGGCGGCGATCTCGGTTTTGCAAAGAAAGGTATATTTGTAAAAGAATTTGAAGAGGCACTGTACAGTCTTGATTTAAACGAAGTTTCGGATGTTGTTGAAACTGAGTTTGGATATCACATAATAAAGCTGACAGAGAAAAAAGGAGACCAGTTAAGGGCGCAACATATACTTGTATCATTTAAGAAACTCGAATCCTCAGATTTTGAAACTATTGCACTGTTGAACAACATAAAGGACAGCATTAATGCAGGCAGATTTACGTTTGAAGAGGGTGCAAAAAGATATTCAGAAGATAAGGAAACGAGTCAAACCGGCGGATACATTGGGTTTGTACCCGCTGAAAAACTCGACAGCAACTATGTAGAAGAAATCAGATTGCTTAACACGAATGATATAAGCAAACCACTTAAAGTAGGAGATGACATAAATTACGGGTATGAACTGCTAAAAGTAACAGGTAAGAATGAACCTCATAAGCTAACGCTTGAAACTGATTTTGACAGGATAAAGAAATATGCAACAGTTTTTAAAGATAATAAACATTATGAAGACTGGATTGAAGAACTTAAAAAGTCTATTTATGTTGACATAAAGTTTTAG
- a CDS encoding peptidylprolyl isomerase: MKSQKPLLLLLIVTIISSVFLATGCNNKKNKSVVAEIGSEKILMYQFEDQFLKSIGNNLDSAKKTTLEQRKEFLDLMIKLKLKVLDATEKGYLNSAEIKADLDSYKKNYLSAFLIDKKVTDPYIKDLYERKKFEIRASHILINLPQTATPEDSVKAFEKAKAVIEKLKSGTAFSEVAKEFSEDPSAKSNGGDLYYFTGGMTVPEFEEAVYKLSPGEYTKEPIRTMFGLHIVQVTDKKKRNDGIKASHILIQDERDSSGAILDSSASLKKINEVYARIKGGEDFGKVASEVSQDPGSAAKGGDLGFFDRRRMVQPFDSAAFLLKVGEVSSPVRTPYGWHIIKVTEIKEYPEFDKAKENLKNEFKRSMQYKMEYDKYVSKALKDYNLELDKGGIAMLYRMVDSSKVISMLNLDSIFAATDKNTKLANYNGGSVTLQDFLQYLQVNREYSSSNLGIATLTKIINEISASPILFIVAQKENIEKDDDYLELMNEYTAGLLREKVDLEEISSKIKITDEDISAYYNTNIAAYTIKDGETEKTRTLDEVKAEITNTLRQEKFAQTEKAYVDALKQKYPVKVYEEELKKAFKE, translated from the coding sequence ATGAAAAGTCAAAAACCATTACTTTTATTGCTCATAGTAACTATTATTTCGTCTGTTTTCTTAGCGACAGGATGTAATAATAAGAAAAACAAATCTGTAGTAGCCGAAATAGGCAGCGAAAAGATTTTAATGTACCAGTTTGAGGACCAATTTCTGAAGTCAATAGGTAACAATCTTGATTCTGCAAAAAAGACAACTCTGGAACAAAGAAAAGAGTTTTTAGATTTAATGATAAAATTAAAGCTTAAAGTACTTGATGCAACGGAAAAAGGTTATTTAAACAGCGCAGAAATAAAAGCAGACCTTGATTCATACAAGAAGAATTATTTATCAGCTTTTTTAATTGATAAAAAAGTAACAGATCCGTACATAAAAGATCTTTATGAGAGAAAGAAGTTTGAAATCAGAGCATCACATATACTAATTAATTTACCTCAGACGGCGACTCCAGAGGATTCAGTTAAAGCATTTGAGAAAGCAAAAGCGGTTATCGAAAAATTAAAGAGTGGTACGGCGTTTTCAGAAGTAGCGAAAGAATTTTCAGAAGACCCGTCAGCGAAAAGCAACGGTGGTGATTTATATTATTTCACGGGCGGTATGACAGTACCAGAATTTGAAGAAGCTGTGTATAAACTGAGTCCCGGTGAATATACAAAGGAACCAATCAGAACGATGTTTGGACTTCACATAGTGCAAGTAACAGACAAGAAAAAAAGAAATGACGGAATTAAAGCATCACATATATTAATACAGGATGAAAGAGATAGTTCCGGTGCAATTTTAGATTCTTCTGCATCATTAAAGAAGATAAACGAGGTGTATGCAAGAATTAAAGGTGGTGAAGATTTCGGTAAAGTGGCGTCGGAAGTTTCACAAGATCCCGGTTCAGCAGCAAAAGGCGGTGACCTTGGATTTTTTGACAGAAGGAGAATGGTTCAACCATTTGACAGTGCTGCATTTTTGCTAAAAGTGGGAGAGGTATCATCACCTGTAAGAACACCATACGGATGGCATATAATCAAAGTAACTGAAATAAAAGAGTATCCTGAATTCGATAAAGCAAAGGAAAATCTTAAGAACGAGTTTAAGAGAAGCATGCAGTATAAGATGGAATATGACAAATACGTCTCTAAAGCTCTAAAAGATTACAATCTTGAATTGGACAAGGGCGGAATAGCGATGTTATACAGGATGGTTGATTCAAGTAAAGTAATTTCCATGCTGAATCTTGACAGTATTTTCGCAGCAACTGATAAAAATACCAAACTCGCAAATTACAACGGTGGTTCTGTAACACTTCAGGATTTTCTTCAGTATTTACAGGTAAACAGAGAATACTCATCATCAAACCTTGGAATTGCAACATTAACGAAGATAATAAATGAAATCTCTGCAAGTCCGATATTATTCATAGTTGCACAAAAAGAAAATATTGAAAAAGACGATGATTATCTCGAACTGATGAACGAATATACGGCTGGACTTCTAAGAGAAAAGGTTGACCTTGAAGAAATATCGAGCAAGATAAAGATAACGGATGAAGACATCAGTGCATATTACAATACGAATATTGCGGCATACACGATAAAAGACGGTGAAACTGAAAAGACAAGAACGCTTGATGAAGTTAAAGCTGAAATAACGAACACATTAAGACAAGAAAAATTTGCACAGACCGAGAAGGCTTATGTAGATGCACTTAAACAGAAATATCCAGTTAAGGTTTACGAAGAAGAATTAAAAAAAGCTTTTAAAGAATAA
- a CDS encoding glycosyltransferase family 39 protein, giving the protein MTHNSDRNKLFLLLTASFLVRSIVAANIDLSNDEVNYWAYAMYPSLSHFDHPPMVGYIIQLFTLNLTFQSEFFIRSASLVIGTVNTYIFFLIGKRLFDFNTGLTAAILYTGSVYCSVILGLFILPDTPLSLFWLLTFYFALVVVPQKSPDNRNRKLFLLLGVLIGLGMISKYTATILWIGIIAYILFVNRSWLKTKELYISILLSVLLFLPVIIWNFQNDFISFTFQGERVSLSESKLRFDFLGTELAGQIFYNNPINFVVIILSLIALFKKKFAIQKDYAVLLLLWSLPIIFVFLLSSLTRRTLPHWSAPGYYGLIIIAAAFLSSISKNKVHVSAKLSVFLITIVILLGFIQIKTGVLYNDVKDRTPVNLGENDASLDLFGWHQLSEEFSKIYQRDLANKSITPNPFIITWRWFPAANYDYYIGNSTKVFSYAIGGLENIRNYFWINRKRIPPVIGSDAYYICSSRDYNLPSKFYSEYFTKFETADTIRIMRSDLNVMNYFVFRMKGLSKKP; this is encoded by the coding sequence TTGACCCATAACTCAGATAGAAATAAGTTATTTTTACTTCTAACAGCATCTTTTCTCGTGAGAAGTATTGTTGCCGCTAATATTGACTTGAGCAATGATGAGGTAAATTACTGGGCTTATGCAATGTATCCCTCACTGAGCCATTTCGACCATCCCCCCATGGTTGGCTACATCATTCAGTTGTTCACCTTAAACCTTACGTTTCAAAGTGAATTTTTTATCCGTTCAGCATCTCTTGTCATTGGTACGGTAAATACTTATATATTTTTTCTCATAGGTAAGCGTTTGTTCGATTTCAACACAGGTCTAACCGCAGCAATCCTTTATACAGGTTCTGTGTATTGTTCTGTCATACTTGGTTTGTTTATTCTGCCCGATACTCCCTTATCTCTTTTTTGGCTTCTGACATTTTATTTTGCATTAGTCGTTGTTCCTCAGAAAAGCCCTGACAATAGAAATCGAAAATTATTTCTTCTGCTCGGTGTTTTAATTGGTCTCGGTATGATTTCTAAATATACCGCTACTATTCTTTGGATAGGAATCATTGCATATATACTCTTCGTAAACCGTTCATGGCTAAAGACAAAAGAATTGTATATCTCTATCCTGTTGTCGGTTTTATTGTTTCTGCCTGTCATTATCTGGAATTTTCAAAATGATTTTATAAGCTTCACTTTTCAGGGAGAAAGAGTAAGCCTTTCAGAATCCAAACTTCGTTTTGATTTTCTTGGAACTGAACTGGCTGGTCAAATATTTTATAATAATCCAATTAACTTTGTTGTTATCATATTGTCTTTGATAGCTCTATTCAAAAAGAAATTTGCAATTCAAAAAGATTACGCCGTTCTTCTTTTACTATGGAGTCTACCTATTATATTTGTATTCCTGCTCTCGTCTTTGACCCGCAGAACCCTTCCTCATTGGTCTGCACCTGGATACTACGGATTAATTATTATTGCAGCAGCTTTTCTTAGCAGTATCTCTAAAAACAAAGTTCATGTCAGCGCTAAATTGTCTGTTTTTCTTATCACCATAGTGATTCTCCTCGGATTTATTCAGATCAAAACAGGTGTTCTCTATAACGACGTTAAAGATAGAACTCCCGTTAACCTCGGGGAAAATGATGCCTCCTTGGATTTGTTCGGATGGCATCAGCTCTCAGAGGAATTCAGTAAAATTTATCAAAGAGACTTAGCTAATAAAAGCATAACTCCTAATCCTTTTATTATAACATGGAGATGGTTCCCTGCAGCTAACTATGACTACTATATTGGTAATTCCACAAAAGTATTTTCATACGCAATAGGTGGACTTGAAAACATAAGAAATTATTTCTGGATTAACAGGAAAAGAATCCCTCCCGTAATTGGCAGTGATGCTTACTATATTTGTTCCAGCAGGGATTATAACCTGCCCTCAAAGTTCTACTCAGAATATTTTACGAAATTTGAAACTGCTGATACAATAAGGATTATGCGAAGTGATTTAAATGTGATGAATTATTTTGTATTCAGAATGAAAGGTTTGTCTAAAAAGCCATAA